The proteins below are encoded in one region of Deltaproteobacteria bacterium:
- the gnd gene encoding decarboxylating 6-phosphogluconate dehydrogenase yields MELGMIGLGRMGANMAERLLKGGHRVVGYARTRDKVEYIVKKGGAGASSLEEITKLLKPPRVIWLMVPAGEAVEETIKGLLSCVAKNDLIVDGGNSYYKDSIRRGLMLKEKGIHYVDAGVSGGIWGLKEGYSIMVGGEKPAVDRLIPLIKTLAPAEDKGWGHVGPGGAGHFVKMVHNGIEYGMMQAYAEGFSLMRHKEGFNMDLHQIAEIWRHGSVVRSWLLDLTADALSQDPDFKAIKPYVADSGEGRWTVSEAIDLNVPAPVITLSLLQRLRSRDLESFSDKLIAVMRDKFGGHGIKKEE; encoded by the coding sequence ATGGAACTTGGTATGATAGGATTAGGACGGATGGGCGCCAATATGGCGGAGAGGCTCCTCAAAGGCGGTCACCGGGTTGTGGGGTATGCCCGCACACGCGATAAGGTGGAATATATCGTAAAAAAAGGCGGCGCAGGCGCATCCTCTCTTGAGGAAATAACCAAATTGCTTAAACCACCAAGGGTCATATGGCTCATGGTTCCGGCAGGCGAGGCAGTGGAAGAGACAATTAAAGGACTGCTCTCCTGTGTCGCAAAAAACGACCTGATTGTAGATGGCGGTAATTCATATTATAAAGATTCTATCAGAAGGGGATTGATGCTGAAAGAGAAAGGGATTCACTATGTTGATGCAGGTGTAAGCGGCGGTATATGGGGTTTAAAAGAAGGTTACAGCATCATGGTCGGTGGAGAGAAACCGGCAGTTGACAGGCTTATACCACTTATCAAGACACTCGCCCCTGCTGAAGATAAGGGGTGGGGGCATGTGGGGCCGGGCGGCGCAGGCCACTTCGTGAAGATGGTTCACAATGGTATAGAGTATGGCATGATGCAGGCGTATGCAGAAGGGTTTTCCCTGATGAGGCATAAGGAGGGATTTAACATGGACCTCCACCAGATTGCTGAAATCTGGAGGCACGGGAGTGTGGTCCGTTCGTGGCTCCTTGACCTGACTGCCGACGCCCTTTCTCAAGACCCTGATTTCAAGGCAATAAAACCCTATGTGGCAGACTCGGGTGAAGGGAGATGGACAGTATCCGAGGCAATTGACCTGAATGTCCCTGCGCCGGTGATTACCTTGTCGCTTCTCCAACGGCTCCGCTCCCGTGATCTGGAGTCTTTTTCAGACAAGCTCATTGCTGTCATGAGGGATAAATTTGGCGGACATGGAATAAAGAAGGAAGAATAG